CGTTGCAGCATATGATCAAGTGCATCTGGCATGCTAATGCCAATCTGAACTTCTTGAACGACGCGCTGGAACTCCGTTTGGGTGGGTTCTGGTGCATCTTGTGCGATAGCTTCCATCGCCTGCAAGACGCTGTAGCCAGAACGAATCGCATTCACCCACAGGCCCAGCGTATCGGGCAATTGATTTTCAAAGGTGATAAGTCGTTTATTGACGGCGCGCCCCACATAGATCACTGGCAAGAAGAACCCAATCGCCGCACCAATCAAGGCGATACTGATGCTGCTCCAGCCAAGAAAGCCAATCGCGAAACCAGCAGCGACACTGGCGACACGGGCAACTGCGTATTCTGCGACAGTCAGCTTGATATCAGCACGAGCGAGCTTTTGCCGGGCATTTTTGCCGAATCGTCGCTCGACTAAATAGTTATTGATCGGTTCGAGAAGTTTTCGGCCTTCATCAAGGGCCGAAGAATCTTCATCACTTTCACCCGGTGCAAAATCAGGAAACTCATCGAGATCATTCTCAATTTGTCCCAGGCGCGCTTCTACAAGGTCTTCTCGGCGGCTGGTGACGGCCCCAAATATGATGATACCGATGGCAATTGCACCCGCAACACCAAGTATCAGTATTTGCTCAGGTCCTAACATGGACGTGTGCCTCTCAGCTTGTGATCAATCATCCGATAATTGAGCAGGTAACAAAAGCCAATGTCTGATCACGTTAATAGGACGTTGGATGACCTGTTCACTTGGCTTAGCGTCTACCAACACCGAAAACAGTCGGTGGCAGTGTGATACCAGCGTCTTCGATCTGGTCGATGAACTTTGGACGGATACCCGTTGGGCGGATGCGCCCGACGATGCGGCCATCTTCATAACCTGTCTGTTCGAACTCAAAGATGCTCGACATGGTGATCATTTCACCTTCCATACCTTGCACTTCAGAGATTTCTACAATCTTACGTGAACCATCACGTAAACGTGATTGCTGGACAATACAATCGACAGCACTGGCGATTTGTTCGCGGATAGCGCGTGTCGGCAAGTCCATACCAGCCATCAGCACCATGACTTCCAGACGAGCCACACTGTCGCGTGGTGTGTTCGCATGGAGGGTAGTCAGGGAGCCATCGTGACCTGTATTCATGGCCTGGAGCATGTCCAGCGCTTCACCACTACGACATTCCCCGACGACGATGCGTTCAGGGCGCATACGCAGGGCGTTAACCACCAGATCACGGATTGTAACCGCGCCTGCGCCTTCAATGTTGGCTGGGCGGCTTTCCAACGGTACGACATGTTCCTGTTGGAGTTGCAGCTCGGCGGCGTTTTCGATGGTTACAATGCGCTCGTCATTCGGGATGAAGCTTGAAAGCACATTGAGTAAGGTCGTTTTACCAGAACCTGTACCACCAGATACGAGCATATTAAGGCTGGCGACCACACACGCTCTTAAGAATTGAGCAATTTCTGTGGTCATGGAGCCAAAACCAATCAAGTCCTGGACGGTGAAAGGCGTTTTGGAGAATTTACGAATTGTGATCGTTGGGCCGCACAAGGCAACAGGGCGGATAACCACATTCACACGAGAGCCATCTGGGAGGCGGGCATCGACCAACGGCTGGCTTTCATCAACACGGCGGCCAAGTGGCGCCACGATGCGGTCAATCACACGCAGAACGTGGTCTTCGTTATCAAAACTGACGCCAGCTAAAGTGATACGGCCTTTACGTTCTACAAAGACGTTTTTAGGGCCATTGACCATAATTTCAGTAATCGTATCGTCACCCAGCAGTGATTCCAAAGGGCCGAAGCCGAGAATATCCGCGACGATGGTTTTGAATAAGCGCTCACGCTCCGATTTTGCGATGACGATATTCTCTTCTGCCAGGATATTGTTGAATAGCTCCTGGATTTGGCGGCGAATATCATCTTTACGGGTAATATCCAGCGATGGGTCAAGCTCTGAGAGGAGCTTGTTCTGGATGCGTGTTTTAAGGTCTGCGTAACCATCGGTTGCATTAGGAGCTGGCTTACGATTGGGTGGTGGTGTGCGCTGTGGTGAAGCCTGGGGCTGCTCGCCACCCTTATTTGTATTACCACCTTTTTCGATGCGTCGTAATAATGACATTCGGTTACTCCGTAACTACTGCGGGCGCGTCTGATTGTGATTGGTTTGTCTCATAGCAGCTAGGTTTTTGATGAATAGCGACAGATTAGCGATTACCGAAAGAGAATAAACCTCGTTTTTCTTTTGGCTTCTCGGTCTCTGCTTCTTCCACCAATGAACCCATCATATCGCTATATATTGTATCCGCCAATTCTAACAGACGCTTTACAATCGGCTTATTTGGATCTCGCATGGCGATGACAGGCACGCCTTTGTTGATCGCATTTAGGATAAAGTACTCTTCTGATAGTGGGATTGATCCCACGACAGGCATCTTGAGGTAATTCGAGATACGTTCGGGCGTCGGATGGGCGCGCTGATTGCGTGAGGGATTCTCTATCGCCTTATTGACGACCAAGGCCACTTTATCGTTGCTGACATCGCTCTTTGTGAGCAAATCTAGCACGAGCTTGACGTTTTTGATTGCTGGTAACGTCGGTGTGACAACAAGGACAATCTTGGTTGCGATCTCTAGCAGAGAGGCGACAACGGCGTCAATGTTGCAGCTCGTATCGACGACCACAAAATCGTAATAGTAACGAATTTGCTCGATGATAGAGGTTACCGCGTCCGGGTTAAGTTCCCGTATATCGGCGCCAACGTTCGGCAGGGAAGGGCTGAGCAAGACGCGGATACCGCTGTTATGCGTCGCCACAATACTGTCGAAGTATTCTGCATCGAGGTCGTCTGTCTTATCAGCGAGTTCAGAAATTGTTGATTGAGAACGTAAATCCAGGAATGTACCAACATCACCAAATTCCAGATCTGCATCGACCAGGAGCGTCTTGACGTCTTCCTTCATAAGGCCAGAAGCCAGATTCGTCGCTATCGTTGTGCAGCCTGTACCGCCGGATGGGCTGTAGACAACCACAATATGGCCTGCACGCGTCCCATCATCCGGGCGATTTTCTTCAGTCGGGTCCATCAGCAGTGCCGATGGATCATTCATCCGGCGGAAGCGCTCGCGGATTGGACTGTACTGCTCATAGACGTTACGAATGGTGCTGTAAAGCTGGTCTGTGCTGGGGGGCTTACTCAGGAAGAAGCGGGCCCCGGCCAGCATCGCTCGTTGCATATAGTCAGGGTCATCCTGAACAGACATCATGATGACCCCAACGAATGGTAGCGCTTTCGTGATACGGCTGGCAGCCTCTAGACCATCCATATCCGGCATGTTGATGTCCATGATCACGATGTCTGGCTGGTGTTCCTGCGCCAGCGCGACGCCTTCGCGTCCGTTGCTGGCTGTTCCAACGACCCGGAAGTCCTGTTCAAAGGAGAGCAGGCGCTGAATACCATCGCGTGCATCCTGGATATCATCGACTAACAGAATGTCGATAGTATCGTTGCCATCATCGTGGGCTTGACGTTTCATTAGATCACCTAGACTTTAACTAGTTACCAGTATCTTCTGCTGTTGTTTCTGTATTATTCAGGCTGATGCGCGTGCCTACTTCCAACTGACGGATACTGCGAATAGCCGGTTCGATGCTATATGGCAGGCGATCTGGCAGTGAGATGCGGAAGCGATTCAAGATGTAGTCCAGCGTGACCGGGTCTGTTTCTGCAAGAGATGTGCTAGAAGCCGAACGCAGTGCGAATGTAATCGGGACACCAGCTTCGACATACCACGTCAGGACCACGGCATCCTGTGGCGATACCGCCAGAGCGATGATGTCAGGCCGTGGAATGGCTGTCGGTGGCAATGGAGTGCCTTCCAATTCGGTACGGCGTGCTTCTTCAGCAGCGGCTTCGCTATTATCATCTGGCACGGGGGTTGGTGTTGATGCGACAAAGAGACGCCCATCAGCGGGGAAGTCGCCAACGTTCACGACCAGCGCATTCTGAATCGTGCGTTGGGTTGCCAGACGCGGACGCGGATTTTCTGATGGCCGGACAAGGACCGGGACCGTACCCAGATTCGGGATAATGCGTGTGTCAAAACGACCCTGAACGGATTCAGTAATTTCATAAGTGATATTACCATCTTCATCGACGGTGACGCCGATAAAGCTAAATGCGTTTGGCTCTTGTGATTGGAAGCTTTCATCAACATTGACGAAGAGCAGTGAAACGATGACATCAACGCGGTCACCTGGTTGAATGGCATAAGCCACACTCGTCAAGCGATCCATGGGC
The Phototrophicus methaneseepsis DNA segment above includes these coding regions:
- a CDS encoding CpaF family protein, whose translation is MSLLRRIEKGGNTNKGGEQPQASPQRTPPPNRKPAPNATDGYADLKTRIQNKLLSELDPSLDITRKDDIRRQIQELFNNILAEENIVIAKSERERLFKTIVADILGFGPLESLLGDDTITEIMVNGPKNVFVERKGRITLAGVSFDNEDHVLRVIDRIVAPLGRRVDESQPLVDARLPDGSRVNVVIRPVALCGPTITIRKFSKTPFTVQDLIGFGSMTTEIAQFLRACVVASLNMLVSGGTGSGKTTLLNVLSSFIPNDERIVTIENAAELQLQQEHVVPLESRPANIEGAGAVTIRDLVVNALRMRPERIVVGECRSGEALDMLQAMNTGHDGSLTTLHANTPRDSVARLEVMVLMAGMDLPTRAIREQIASAVDCIVQQSRLRDGSRKIVEISEVQGMEGEMITMSSIFEFEQTGYEDGRIVGRIRPTGIRPKFIDQIEDAGITLPPTVFGVGRR
- the cpaB gene encoding Flp pilus assembly protein CpaB — encoded protein: MNSRTRLFLIIALIIVAVAVVAAVLLGNEGGQTPTATDSTDVAQPATRDPDDDATPIPTQEPIVVSEVVIAIQDIPRGLPIAENMVSVVTMPEQFAPFSAFVRVEDVIGKIARTDIAREEIIIQGKVVENLVELANSGAVGSDAAAVLPSNRVMVAVPMDRLTSVAYAIQPGDRVDVIVSLLFVNVDESFQSQEPNAFSFIGVTVDEDGNITYEITESVQGRFDTRIIPNLGTVPVLVRPSENPRPRLATQRTIQNALVVNVGDFPADGRLFVASTPTPVPDDNSEAAAEEARRTELEGTPLPPTAIPRPDIIALAVSPQDAVVLTWYVEAGVPITFALRSASSTSLAETDPVTLDYILNRFRISLPDRLPYSIEPAIRSIRQLEVGTRISLNNTETTAEDTGN
- a CDS encoding response regulator: MKRQAHDDGNDTIDILLVDDIQDARDGIQRLLSFEQDFRVVGTASNGREGVALAQEHQPDIVIMDINMPDMDGLEAASRITKALPFVGVIMMSVQDDPDYMQRAMLAGARFFLSKPPSTDQLYSTIRNVYEQYSPIRERFRRMNDPSALLMDPTEENRPDDGTRAGHIVVVYSPSGGTGCTTIATNLASGLMKEDVKTLLVDADLEFGDVGTFLDLRSQSTISELADKTDDLDAEYFDSIVATHNSGIRVLLSPSLPNVGADIRELNPDAVTSIIEQIRYYYDFVVVDTSCNIDAVVASLLEIATKIVLVVTPTLPAIKNVKLVLDLLTKSDVSNDKVALVVNKAIENPSRNQRAHPTPERISNYLKMPVVGSIPLSEEYFILNAINKGVPVIAMRDPNKPIVKRLLELADTIYSDMMGSLVEEAETEKPKEKRGLFSFGNR
- a CDS encoding type II secretion system F family protein, which translates into the protein MLGPEQILILGVAGAIAIGIIIFGAVTSRREDLVEARLGQIENDLDEFPDFAPGESDEDSSALDEGRKLLEPINNYLVERRFGKNARQKLARADIKLTVAEYAVARVASVAAGFAIGFLGWSSISIALIGAAIGFFLPVIYVGRAVNKRLITFENQLPDTLGLWVNAIRSGYSVLQAMEAIAQDAPEPTQTEFQRVVQEVQIGISMPDALDHMLQRLDSPDLDLVITAVNIQREVGGNLAEILEVIAGTIRERIKLKGEIRVLTSQGRITGYAISMLPIGVALLLMAINEQYMNRMFENRECGWPMIGLGLALIGMGAAAIQKIVDIEI